A region from the Lates calcarifer isolate ASB-BC8 linkage group LG2, TLL_Latcal_v3, whole genome shotgun sequence genome encodes:
- the ercc5 gene encoding DNA excision repair protein ERCC-5, translating into MGVHGLWRLLESTGKPINPETLEGKILAIDISIWLNQAVKGVRDRDGNSVQNTHLLTLFHRICKLLFFRIRPVFVFDGDAPLLKKQTLALRRQRKEELSQESQQTNEKLLKTFLKRQAIKAALGGRSQDPLPSLSSMTRNEVDDMYVLPALPPAEEKDESRSEAWESSEEEEETEMGSHDMYQEDFYEDPNSVDINSEEFASLPPEMKHEILKDMKEFSKRRRTMFHKPPQHSGDFSQYQLAGLLQRNQLNQRLEGVEKEMSQRSAGGAPQVYQQDGDQQSHNVESNRLVSEDHSHYILIKGSTKTKTAPESQPAAAPWSGSSLSGCKRRAADRPEPLWRPVCEGEEEAPGSKPSASNPPRGDTSPPSPRTLKAISAAMSAGSDEERAEREEKDGSVSPRTLLAIQQALAEEEDGVAERRTVICGSSSELQANIHHPEPQVVISSSEEETEPDDVKPLANEKSDFKGNSTGRSLHVKDSLLASSSEDEMEEVIGQRNKALHLAVLQQPHEREMSELTGDIRTGSRGQTEKQEELERKESEHGLITKNRDQVQPQGAAVSSQNTLSTNLSAQLFGGSAAPEIHPVLSEQRRDKTTEALQERNRDDVKTEGSEGSESEESFIEVSEDELKEEDTDDSSVMMRERGSPAEVHENRTDTEEKPEESLTEAPAAALKSEEEEDKDIQNEESELKEGTETESSSTPAVNEWEHLGVDELEALESSLQVEQSNLREQKQQQERMANTVTGQMYLESQELLRLFGVPFLVAPTEAEAQCAALDRADHTHGTITDDSDVWLFGGRHVYKNFFNQNKYVEHYQYSDLQNQLGLDRTKLINLAYLLGSDYTEGVPGVGYVTGMEILNEFPGPGLEPLTQFSKWWSEAQEKKRLTADPRDTKVKKKLRDLKLQPGFPNPAVAQAYLHPAVDQSDGSFSWGRPQLDMIKEFCLSRFGWSSRKTEETLQPVIKQLNTQQTQLRIDSFFRMEQQEKQAIRSQRLRRAVTCLKRKEKEGGEEDSEEETHSPVKPKRGKAGSKNPKKGGGEEKEEEMSAAGGGFLGSEVIFESPLTSLKDVSGTSQESLSGQTVPQSTKTLPQRVRSSSSSSSGEDSDGGGEVAMVTARSVFEGSRRGGRGKSTRGRGRGRGKKP; encoded by the exons ATGGGAGTACACGGACTGTGGAGGCTGCTGGAGAGCACAGGGAAACCCATCAACCCTGAGACACTCGAGGGAAAGATCCTTGCTATTG ACATCAGCATTTGGCTGAACCAGGCTGTGAAGGGGGTGAGGGACCGTGATGGCAACAGTGTCCAGAACACTCACCTCCTCACGCTCTTCCACCGCATCTGTAAGCTGCTCTTCTTCCGCATCCgtccagtctttgtgtttgaCGGTGACGCGCCACTGCTGAAGAAGCAGACTCTG GctctgaggaggcagaggaaggaggagttGAGCCAAGAGTCCCAACAGACCAACGAGAAACTCCTCAAGACGTTCCTGAAGAGACAAGCTATCAAAGCAGCACTCGGAGGCCGCAG TCAGGATCCTCTACCCAGCCTCTCCAGCATGACGAGAAATGAGGTGGACGACATGTATGTTCTACCAGCCCTCCCTCCTGCAGAGGAGAAGGACGAGAGCAGATCAGAGGCCTGGGAAAG ttcagaggaggaggaagagacagagatgggCAGTCATGACATGTATCAG GAAGATTTTTATGAAGACCCCAACTCAGTGGACATCAACTCTGAGGAGTTTGCCAGCCTGCCTCCTGAAATGAAACACGAGATACTCAAAGACATGAAAGAGTTTTCCAAAAGACGCCGTACCATGTTCCACAAACCTCCACAG CACTCAGGAGACTTTTCCCAGTACCAGTTGGCCGGCCTGCTGCAGAGGAACCAGCTGAACCAGCGCTTGGAGGGGGTAGAGAAAGAGATGAGCCAGAGGAGCGCCGGCGGTGCTCCACAGGTCTACCAGCAGGACGGGGATCAGCAGAGTCACAACGTGGAGTCCAATCGACTGGTGTCAGAAGACCATTCCCACTACATCCTTATTAAAG GCTCCACAAAGACTAAAACTGCACCTGAAAGCCAACCTGCAGCTGCGCCCTGGTCCGGCAGCTCCCTGTCAGGCTGCAAAAGACGAGCAGCGGACAGACCCGAGCCCCTGTGGCGTCCCGTttgtgagggagaggaggaagcacCAGGCTCCAAACCCTCAGCATCAAATCCGCCTCGGGGAGACACATCACCGCCCTCCCCTCGTACGCTCAAGGCAATCAGTGCTGCGATGAGCGCTGGCTCAGATGAGGAGAGGGCAGAGCGGGAGGAGAAGGATGGTAGCGTGTCCCCACGTACACTGTTGGCAATCCAGCAGGCtctggctgaggaggaggacggtGTAGCTGAACGCAGGACTGTAATCTGTGGTTCGTCCTCTGAACTGCAGGCAAATATTCATCATCCTGAGCCGCAAGTGGtcatcagcagctctgaggaAGAGACAGAACCTGATGATGTGAAGCCTTTAGCTAAtgaaaaatcagattttaagGGGAACTCAACAGGCCGAAGTCTGCATGTGAAAGACAGTCTGCTTGCTAGCAGTTCTGAGGATGAGATGGAGGAAGTGATTGGACAGAGAAATAAAGCTCTTCACCTTGCAGTGCTGCAACAACCTcatgagagagagatgtcagAGTTGACAGGGGATATAAGGACAGGAAGTagaggtcagacagagaaacaagaagAGCTGGAGAGAAAAGAATCGGAGCACGGGCTGATCACAAAGAACAGGGATCAGGTTCAGCCACAGGGTGCAGCTGTTTCCAGTCAAAACACATTATCCACCAATCTCTCTGCTCAGCTATTTGGTGGCAGTGCAGCACCTGAAATTCACCCTGttctgtcagagcagaggagagacaaGACTACTGAAGCTCTGCAGGAAAGGAACAGAGATGATGTTAAGACAGAGGGAAGCGAGGGAAGCGAGTCAGAAG AAAGTTTCATCGAGGTCTCAGAGGATGAATTAAAAGAGGAGGACACAGATGATTCATCTgtgatgatgagagagagaggatctCCAGCTGAAGTCCATGAAAACAGGACCgacacagaagaaaaaccaGAAGAAAGTCTGACTGAggctccagctgctgctttaaaatcagaggaagaagaggacaaAGACATACAGAATGAAGAGAGCGAGCTGAAGGaaggaacagagacagagtcaagCTCAACTCCAGCAGTCAATGAATGGGAACACTTGGGTGTG GATGAGCTGGAGGCTCTGGAGAGCTCTCTACAGGTGGAGCAGAGCAACCTGAGggagcagaaacagcagcaggagaggatgGCGAACACAGTCACCGGACAGATGTACCTGGAGAGTCAG GAGCTGCTGCGGCTGTTTGGCGTACCGTTCCTTGTGGCCCCGACGGAGGCCGAGGCTCAGTGCGCGGCGCTCGACCGCGCTGACCACACTCATGGGACCATCACAGACGACTCAGACGTGTGGCTGTTTGGAGGGCGACATGTATACAAAAACTTCTTCAACCAGAACAAATATGTAGAACACTACCAGTACAGTGACCTGCAGAACCAACTGG gtctgGACAGGACTAAACTGATAAATCTGGCTTACCTGCTTGGAAGTGACTACACAGAGGGCGTGCCAGGGGTGGGATATGTGACTGGCATGGAGATACTGAATGAGTTCCCAGGGCCGGGGTTGGAGCCACTAACACagttcag TAAATGGTGGTCAGAGGCTCAGGAGAAAAAGCGTCTGACGGCTGATCCTCGGGACACGAAGGTGAAGAAGAAACTCAGGGACCTGAAACTGCAGCCTGGGTTCCCCAACCCAGCGGTGGCTCAGGCTTACCTGCATCCTGCTGTGGACCAGTCAGACGGCTCCTTCAGCTGGGGGCGCCCACAACTCGACATGATCAAAGA GTTCTGCCTGAGTCGCTTCGGATGGAGCAGTCGGAAGACGGAGGAGACTCTTCAGCCTGTGATCAAGCAGCTCAACACCCAGCAG ACTCAGCTCCGGATCGACTCATTCTTCCGCATGGAGCAACAGGAAAAGCAGGCGATCCGCAGCCAGCGACTCCGCCGAGCGGTCACCTGCCtgaagagaaaggagaaagagggaggagaggaggacagcgAGGAGGAAACGCACTCCCCAGTCAAACCTAAGAGAGGGAAGGCAGGGAGCAAGAACCcgaagaaaggaggaggagaggagaaagaggaggagatgtctGCAGCGGGAGGAGGGTTTCTGGGGTCAGAGGTGATCTTCGAGTCTCCGCTTACATCTCTCAAGGATGTGAGCGGCACCAGCCAGGAGTCACTCTCAGGACAGACTGTCCCTCAGTCTACAAAGACTCTACCTCAGAGGgtcaggagcagcagcagcagcagctctggcgAGGACAGCGACGGTGGCGGTGAAGTCGCCATGGTTACAGCCCGTTCTGTCTTCGAAGGCAGCCGACGAGGCGGCAGAGGGAAGAGCacaagagggagagggagaggaagggggaagAAGCCATGA
- the mettl21e gene encoding methyltransferase like 21e, with product METQQSQTMEDPKTKEEELAKAIMARSFHPSVIGSEAWEGYVFSGLEIRIKESTDVYGAVLWPSAMVLCHFLETNRDKYNLTDKNVIELGAGTGLVTIVSSLLGAKVTSTDLPDVMGNLRYNVMRNTKDRCKYIPLVTELTWGQEVEQRFPRATHCFDYILAADVVYAHPYLDELMDTFDYLCQENTQILWAMRFRLDPENSFVDRFRQRFHLEELYDLRTSLSIKLYRAWRKDKTSKDQGEAAA from the exons ATGGAGACTCAACAGTCCCAGACTATGGAGGACCCCAAGACTAAAGAAGAAG AGCTAGCCAAGGCCATAATGGCTCGCAGTTTCCACCCCTCTGTCATCGGCTCAGAGGCCTGGGAGGGGTATGTGTTCTCTGGTCTGGAGATCCGCATCAAAGAGTCCACAGATGTCTATGGAGCTGTACTCTGGCCCTCG GCAATGGTGTTGTGTCATTTCTTGGAGACCAACCGAGACAAATACAACCTGACAGACAAAAACGTGATTGAACTGGGTGCAGGGACTGGACTTGTCACCATTGTATCCAGCCTGTTAg GTGCTAAGGTGACCTCCACTGACCTCCCAGATGTAATGGGGAACCTCCGGTACAATGTTATGCGCAACACCAAGGACCGATGCAAGTACATCCCTCTG GTGACTGAGCTCACCTGGGGTCAGGAGGTGGAGCAGCGTTTCCCACGTGCCACGCATTGTTTCGACTACATCCTGGCGGCTGACGTGGTTTACGCCCACCCTTACCTGGACGAGCTGATGGACACCTTTGACTACCTGTgccaggaaaacacacagatccTCTGGGCTATGCGTTTCCGTCTGGACCCAGAGAACAGCTTTGTGGATCGCTTCCGGCAGCGGTTCCACTTGGAGGAGCTGTATGACCTGAGGACGAGCCTGAGCATCAAACTGTACCGAGCCTGGAGGAAAGACAAGACGTCCAAAGACCAAGGAGAGGCTGCTGCCTga